Part of the Ignavibacterium album JCM 16511 genome, ATGACATTCAATACATGGTTTTTACCAATTCGGCCGGTTAGCTTTGAAGAGAATGTGATCAAAATTCAACTGCCGACTCAGTTTTTCTGGGAATGGATTGATGAACACTACAATCATATACTTAATAAAGCAATTCAGTCCGTGCTTGGTCCGCAAGGTAAACTAACTTATATAATTGCTGATGAAAAGGAAACAGAAAGTGATTTGAAAATTTCTGTTGCAAAAAGTAATGATGATATCAAAGCACAAACACCTTCAGTAAAGCCATCAAATGGAAACACAACTTTCAATTCCAATCTTAATCCGAGATACCGATTTGATAATTTCATAAAAGGTGAAGGTAATCAGCTCGCAAGAGCAACTGCCGGAGCTATAAGCGATAATCCGGGCGAAACTTCTTTTAATCCTTTCTTTGTTTATGGCGGCGTTGGATTGGGCAAAACTCATCTAATCCAGGCAATCGGAAACAGAATTATAGAAAAGTTTCCTGAGAAAAAAGTTATTTATCTTTCAACCGATTCTTTTACGGTAGAATTCGTTGAGGCAATTCAATCAAATCGTGTAAATGAATTTCAGAATTTCTACAGAAACATTGATGTTTTGATCATTGATGATATTCAGTTCCTTACTGGAAAAGAAAAAACTCAGGATTTGTTTTTCCATATATTTAATACACTTCATCAGGCAAGAAAACAGATTATACTTTCAAGTGATCGTCCTCCAAAAGAATTAAAAGGAATGGATGAAAGATTAATTTCAAGATTCAAGTGGGGGCTTGCTGCCGATATTCAGCCTCCTGAATATGAGATGCGTATCGCTATCCTGAAGAATAAAGCAGAAGAGTTTGGAATGACAATATCGAACGACATTGTTGAATATATTGCAAGCAACATCACCTCAAACATTCGCGAGCTTGAAGGTTGTCTGATAAAAATGCTTGCAACGGCTTCGCTCAATTCAAAAGACATTTCACTTGATCTTGCCAGAAAGATTGTTCGCGAAATTGCATCAGACAGAAAAGTCAACTTGAGTATTGATGACATTACAAAAATCGTATGCGAATATCTTAATGTGCCCGAGAATAAAGTGCGCGACAAAACTCGCAAAAAAGAAATTGTGCTTGCAAGGCAGCTATCTATGTACTTTGCGAAGGAATATACAAAGTCATCATTAAAAACTATTGGTTTACATTTTGGCGGAAGAGACCATTCTACTGTAATACATGCTTGTAATAGTATAGAAGTTGAGATGAAAGACGATTTACATTTAGCAGAATTGGTCGGTAAATTAAGGAGCAAGATAGAGCTTCACACAAGCTGATTATTTTCTTTCACTTAAATTAATACTATTCCCAACTTATCAGAAACATATTATAAATTCACTTTTAAAATTGTAATTGAAGAAAAGATTTTGCTGACAGGTTGGTAGGATATGATTATTCACACCTAAACTTAAATCTTTACTAAAGTGCAAATATTTAGAAGGTTTCTGAATAAATCTTTTATAAACAAAATCAAATCATACCATATAAATCAATAACTTAAGAAATCTTTATGCATAAATTAAACAATAACTGATTGTTTAAAAGTTGTTAACAGTTACATTACTTTTTGTTAATAACTTTCATTTTATCAACATAAAAATTTTAAATGTTTATAAAGTTTAATCGGAAAGTTCTGATTGTTAAAAACTTTTCCTATTAAGTTTATTTGAAATAACTGTTTATGGTTTTATAAACATATTAACACAGTTACTATTACTATTGCCTTATTTAAATTTTAAAAGAATAATAAAAACAATAATGTTATCTGTGAATAACATATCTGATACAAGCCGGGTTTTCAAACATTAACTTTGATAATTATCAATCGGAAATAGAATATTTCTTTAATTTTACCTTCAAAATAAATTGAGATTACCCTCATAAATCCTTATTTTTGTTCGTTTCAAAAGGAGATATTTTTATGGAATTTAAGATTAACAGTAAAAGTTTTGATAAAATTCTTTCTAAAGTTATTCCTGCTGTTCCAACCAGAACACCAATGGCTGTTTTAGAAAATTTTCTGTTCGAAATAAAGGATGGATTACTTACTGTTCAGGCAACAGATCTTGAAATTTCTCTTAAGTCATCTCAGAATGTAGCAGCTGACAGCAATGCTAAAATGGTTGTTCAGGCAAAACTTTTACACGATGTTGTTCGTTCGCTTCCTGATATTCAGCTTAGTATCTCTACAGATTCAAACTCAAGATTAAAATTAAAAACCGACAAAGGCGTTTATCATATTTCTTACTTTTCACCCGAAGATTTTCCGGAAATTCCTGTTGTAGCTCGTGATAAAGAAATTATAATTGCTTCGGATGATTTGAAAAGAGCATTTGATAAAACTTCATTTGCTATGAGTAAGGAAGATATGCGCCCTGCTATGACCGGAACACTTCTCGAATTCGCAAAAGATGGTTTAAGATTCGTTGCAACTGATGGTCACAGACTTGTTAAATATGTAAACAAATCTATTCTTACCGATTACACCGAGCAATATATAATTCCCGAAAGAGCAATTTCAGTTCTC contains:
- the dnaN gene encoding DNA polymerase III subunit beta, yielding MEFKINSKSFDKILSKVIPAVPTRTPMAVLENFLFEIKDGLLTVQATDLEISLKSSQNVAADSNAKMVVQAKLLHDVVRSLPDIQLSISTDSNSRLKLKTDKGVYHISYFSPEDFPEIPVVARDKEIIIASDDLKRAFDKTSFAMSKEDMRPAMTGTLLEFAKDGLRFVATDGHRLVKYVNKSILTDYTEQYIIPERAISVLSKLLSDGDVKIYLSKTHASFITGDIEFITRLIGEKYPAYNSVIPLENENLLTVDRSELLSTVKRMLIFSSGTSKQVKFSISADNLEISAENIDTGSNAVENVQCEYSGEAMDIGFNTAYMNDILSHLDSEKVIFKLHSPTKACIIEPDKTSENEEVMMLLMPVRLNN